The sequence AATGTACAGGGGCATCTACCTTTGTAAAAAGGATGAGATTTCTGTCTCTCCGGTTTGCTTCTGGAGAACAGATACACCAGTTTTAACAGCTGTTGTAGAGAgttgtctttttccttctgctagtATGTTTGTAGTCAGCATTCAAGTTTTGGCTGGCTGGTCGATTCTCTGCAAAACTGGAGAGCTGAGGAAGTTCTTAAAATGAACTATTAAGAGAACAGAGGctttaatcatattttttttccagtcgcCGTGTCTTTTCTTTGTACCTATTTAGCTTCAGCTCATAACGAGCACAGGGAAAAAGGGATGCTAACACCAAGTCTCGTATTAGAGAGATCACAGCTCGGAATACGCTCCAGCAAACCATGAACAATTTTTCAAAGGGGCATGGGGTATTAACTTGATGAACCCTCTACTGACAGATTATATTCTACTACAGAAGTGACTCTCGTCATCCTTCTCCTTTGATCCCCACTTCTGTCTCCTTTATTGGCCTTGTTTCTCTCTCCTACCGTCAAGGTTGTGAGCTTTTTTAGCCTGCGCTATGATACGGCCCCCACCTGGATGGTCCTCGCTGTGCTCTGGTGCTCCATGGTGCAgaccctgctgctcccctccttcATCTGGTCCTGCGAGCGCTACCGAGCAGATCTCCGCaccgtgtgggagcagtgtgTGGCTATCATGTCTGAGGAAGACGGAGATGATGGTAAGCCCCTCACCGCCTTACAGTCACCTTTCTTCAATAACCCCCTCCCTGAAAGACTACAGAGGAAAGAGTGGCCTGCCTTGGGAAAAGGACGTAATGGCACTGGGAGAGATGTTGTGGGTGGCTGTGTGGGATTCCTGTTAGAGCTTGGGTTCAGTAACCATGTatcctttaaaaaattattttgaaaatttattcCGGAGAAGGCTCTGCCGTTCACTTGCTGCCTTAGGACTCGCTAGCATCCCAGCAAAATCAGTGCAACAACCTTCACAGTAGGTAGAAGAGTAGAGGTGATGTGTAGCTGTCAAACCACGTTGAAAAGAGACACatccccaggcctcagcccagGTTGCTGATCCAAAGGTCCAAGTTCTGGCGGGGAGAGATTCCAAAGTGAGACAGAAGAAACAAGGTGGTCTTTGTGTCCTTcagtcctgctggcagcagaaagaaaaggtccTTGTTCAGAGATGAGTCTCGGTGGCTGCAAGTAGCGCCACAGAAGTCAGACAAGCGTTAGGATGGGATCAAGGTGCCCTGATAATGCTCATCTTCTGTCTGAGAAGTGTTGCCTGTCATTCTCTTTGCCAACAGATGGCGTGTGTGATGATTATGGTGATGGCAGGATCTGCAAAGTGAGATTTGATGCCAACGGTGCTGCAGCCGTGAAGCGGGACTCTCGGGATATCAAACTGCTACCCATGCACCACATGTTGTTGCCCCAGGACAAGGTGCATTATCTGCAGGTGAGCTGCCGGCTATCGGGACAGCCGCACAGCCCACTTCCTTCCCTGTCAGTCTCCCATATGTTTGTGTTCTGTAGACTCTCTTCTCTCGGAAGGCCTCGGATACTCCCCTTCCGTTCTGTCTCTTCTCCAAGTCTTCCATCACCTGCCTCCTTCTCCGTTTCCCAGGTCCCTATCTCCCGGAGAATGTCACATGATGAGACTAACATCTTCTCCACCCACCGCTCCACTCCATCCTTCCTACACAAGTGGTCTTCATCTGACGACATCCGCATTTCCACCCCCCGCAAGCCTGGAGTCCCCAGCTTCTTGCCTCCTCAGCTGCATGACTACCAGCACCGCCGGCGGCCTCCAGAAGATGAGCTGACAACCCTACGGCAGTTTTTGGAGGGGGGGCTGGTGCCCCGGGTGTCCAGCTCCAGTGCCTGCTTCTTCCGAGATGAGATCACCACGTTCATCGACGAGACGCCACAGCCcaccccagcctgcagcccacGGCACTCCCGTCTCCCGCTCGCATCACGCCGTGATCGCCGCCTCTCCCTCggcagcagagaggaggagagcGCTGACCGGCCGCGGCGCTGCTCGCTGGCCAGCAACGAAGCCTGGCATCTGCAGGACGGAGAGCAGGCGCCACGCGAAAGGACGCCTGAGGCCTGTGAGGCACAGACCTTCCAGGATCCCAAACTATGAGAGACAGCATCGGAAACATGCAGTGCCATCAcgatttttaaataaaactccAAACGTTCCCCTAGTCCTGGGACCCGAGTACTAATTTGCATTCTCATCTTTCTCGCCAGCAGGCAGGAAACACGGCAccccgtggtggtggtggggtaaAAGAAGTGTGACAGACCTGCAGAACGGAGCTCTACAGACACGGACATGGACCTGTGCCTGCTCTCAGGATACAAAGGCACCCACTGCCGCGACAGCCACTTGGCACCCTTGCCAGTCCCGTCCCCTTGTGAGCTCCACCCTCGCATTCGCTCTGCCCTAAGAGACAAGGCAGGCACAGAATGGTATTAAAATTCTATATTTGGAGTGTCAATCgtgtctgtttttaaaataatatattagtaataattttgtttccatAGAAACAAAATGATTGGCCCAACGTTTAACGAAGCTTCGCTGGCTTCTGGAAGGGAAATGCCAAATGTGCAAGGTTCCCTCCCTCATCAGTGCATCCGGAGAGCAGCAGATCCCCAACATCCCGGGGAAGGGAATGAGGCCTGTGTTGAGGAGTCATCACGGGAGATGGGGTGAAGAGATTCCCCGTCCATTTCAGGGGAGACTTAGGCTGCCTATAGGCCTCTGTGGTTTTTGAGGCAACCGCTGGCTTGAAAACGGTTAAATTATCTCCGAAAAGACCCTGAGCCGTGAAGCTGCGTTTCACTGATGCGCTCTGTTGATCCCAGCACGTGCTTTGCGACCGCGAGAAGCACAGGGGCCAACGCTCCtcacccagccagcagccagctaGGGGAAGCGCGCGTAGGCCCCCGTCAGCCCACGCTGCCAAACCTGGGAACGGTGGGGGCTTAAATCGAGCTTCTGCCCCGCAGAGCAACCGGGAGGGATGCACGGTGGTGGCGGGCGGTGGACggaccccctgccccccagccGCTGCCGGTGGTTGCAGCTCGGGGTGAAGCGTCCGAGGGGCTGCGGCCCGTCCTCGTCCCCGTCCTCCAcctccccggcccccgccgcccgccccgctggGCGTGCCCAGCCCGGGGCCCTCCAGAGCCTCCTCCCGCTGCCggaccctcctcctcctcctcctcctcctcctcctcggcggCTCGGCCATGGCCCCGCTGCCgtccctctgcctcctcctcctcgtcctcctcctcccccccggtgccgccgccgcgtccccgtccccgtcgcGCCTGGTGCCCTACGACCTGCTGTACGCCGACGGCGTGCGGGCGTACTTGGCCCGGGACTGGGGGCGGGCGGCCGAGCTGCTGCAGCGCGCCCTGCACAGCTacgcggggctgcgggcggcccgCCGAGCCTGCCGGGCCGCCTGCCGCCGGGAGGCCGCCTTCCTCGGCGGGCCGCCGGCCGCCGGGCCCTGGGAGGCGGCGCTCTTGGACCGGGTGCTGCAGCGGGCCGactgcctgcagcactgcctgggGAGCCGGCTGGGAGCCGCGCCCTCCGCGCACCGGGCCAGCCACGCCGTCCGCAGGGACTTCGAGCGGAGGGAGCCCTACAACTACCTGCAGGTGGCCTTCTTCCAGGtggggcggcgcggccgggaGCGGCACCGCGGGTCGTTGCCCTCGGCGAGGGACCGAGCGAGCCGCAGGAGCCGTGGCGCAGCCCTGCCGCGGCCGTCCCTGGCGCTTCTCTCCCCGGGGAAGCGGAGGAGGAGAGGGTCAGGGGGCAgtgggggctgccgggggcagCACGGGGCTCTCCCGTGTGCTGTGCGGGCACCCGGGTCACAAAGTCAGCAGGAGCGGCTGGCCTGAGGGGTGGGTCTGAGGAGAAGCGGGAGTTACGCGTGCTGGCTTTCCTCCGCAGCTGAAGAAGCTGGACCAGGCCGTGTCCGCCGCTCACACGTTCTTCGTCGCCaacccccagcacctccagatGCGGGAGGACATAGAGAAGTACCGGCGTATGTCAGGGGTGAAGTCGGACAACTTCCGAGACCTGGAGGCCGCACCGCACTGGGTAAGGGTTCGGTGCAGAACCCGGCAGCTTGTGCCACGTCCTAGGGAGCAGTCTGGAGCCCTGATCTGTCCCTGCACAAGGGCCGTGGCTTGAGACAAGATAGCCACACGTCAATGAAGGCACGCTCTTGCAATTTTGACACAGAGGTTTTACAGTGACAATTACAGCAGGCTGCAAGGTCTTGGAGAAGTACGTTTAACTTAACTCCAGAGAAATTGCACTGTGTGGTGGGCACGATCCAGGCAGGCCCCTGGGTATTAGCACTATCCAGAAAGTAACTCAAAGTCTCAGGGAGTCCTTTTGTGTCGCCCACGCTAATGAGGAGCCTGGATCTGTCCTTTGTAGGAAGCATATGAGGCTGGCGTGCAGCACTACAACGCAGATGAGTACCTGCAGGCTGTGGACAGACTGGAGGAGTCGCTCAGAGAGGCACTGTCAGCACTAGAAGAGTGTCGTGCCCTGTGTGAAGGGcctttggaggaggaggaggaagaggaggaggaggaaatgcaACCTGGCCTCTATGAAGCCATTGCAGGTAGTGTTAGCGGCACAGAGGGATGGGTAGGAAGGCCATTCTTCCCACAGTGGGCATGCCCCATTTTCCAGTGCTCATATCTGGCAGAagtgggagctgctggctttcactgcttctctttcttgcaGCCCATTATATTCAGGTTTTGAAGTGCAGACAGCAGTGCGTCCTTGAAATTGCCACAAAGCCAGGGCGGATTTCTGCCACGGAAGATTTCATACCCTCTCATCTTGATTTACTACAGTTTGCCTACGATCAAGGTGAGCAGAGCTACAAACCAGTGGGTGATGCCATGGCACCCCTAAACTTGCCATTCGCCTCTGGACCTGGAGGGCACAACGTCACAGGGAGAAGCAGCCCACTTACCTGAGCTCTGCCTCACCCCTTCCTCTGTCCACAcctcccctgctctgcccagaaCCTCTCTTCTCTTGCCCAAGCCCAAGCCTAAGTCTGTAGCCACCTTGGGAGAGGTCTCTTGTTCTCTGCTTCAGTCTCATTGTGCAGCTTCTGTAACATGTGGCTCTTTCCACTGTGTGCGTGGAAAAATCTTTCCTACAGCACTCTCCATTTCAAGTCCTCACTCCATGTCAGGCTCCCCACATCTTATCTAGAGCATATGCATGCATCTCCTGTCAACAGTGGTGTGCCttcccagccagccctgcctgccctagGTGAAATGATGGCTTGTCATGACATTGGTCATTCTGTCACTTTTACTTGCACCTCATCTCTTCTCTTTGACACTTCCACTCCCTTTTACACTGACCCAACTGCCTGTCATCTCCTCTCTCAGACCACTGGTAAAACTTGTATCTCAAAGAAGCCTCCAGGCTCCTCATCATGCCTGTTCATGAGGGATGTGGGACTGTCCTTCCTCATATatcttaaatatataatatatatgtttttttaaaagatatactAAATGTATATacgtgcatatatatatatattatatttaaggcaagtatttaataaatatattaaatatctatagaaaaatatttattttaaaatatatatttatttctctgtctcctCTAAATGAACTCTCACTAAATATTGAAAGTGGGCCCATTCTTTGCCTGGCTTATTCCCTGTATTCTCTGTCCATTGCTCAGGAGAGGCACAGCAAGGCAGGGATTGGTGTGTATTCAGTGTTAGGCCTCCTGCTGCCAGATCCTGACCAGGACTTGGGCTGTAGCTGGCCTATACACATTTGCTGCTAACACCGAGTCTTTCAGCCATAcctgtttgttctgttttgtccCTGCCCAAGTTGGGAACCAGGCACTGGCTGCTGAATGTGCTGCTTCCTATTTGCTCTTCTATCCCACGGATGAGCCAGTAttggagaaaatgaaacagtaCCAAACAGAACTTGGAGAGGACACAACTGTCACAGCAAGAGAGGTAGTTACAACCCCAGGTCTGTACTTTCTGGCCCTCCCCTGTCCCATACAACAGGATCCCAGGTCCAGGAGGcaaaaagggaaacatcttAATGCAGATGTGTGCCAAGCCCAAGACTGAAGAAACTGGAGCCTGAGTTTGCTTATAGTCTGTACCAAGCAGGGTCTTTCTGGGACAGAACTGGGCCCTCATAGCAAACAGCAATGTGTGGCGGAAGGTTTCTGCCCTGGATGGGGATGTGGGTTCTCTTTTGTGGAGTGGTTGTTTGACAGCCTCTTTGCTTCCATAGAATATTCACCATTATGTGCAGAGATCTCTGATGGAGAAGAAGTTGATTTACTATGCAGTGGAGCATCTAGGAGGAACTTTTAATGACCCTGTAAGTAATGATATCATCTTAATCTTCCTTCCCTGATTTCACCAAGACAGTTGCTTGATCTCGTTTCGGTAGCACCTGATCCGGAAGGGATCAGATGCTGGTGAGAAGGATCCCCAAGTACTTGCGAGGTGAATTTTTAAGGCCTTTCTACTGCTTCACAACTTAAGTTTGTTGGAAACTGCTGTAGTAAGCATACACATTAGCCCAATCTGATTGTCCTCAGCTTTAGGCCAGAACCATTGGTGTGATCTTCCGTGGAGAAGGGGGACAAGGAACTGGCTGTTTGTCCTGATCTGCTGTGGGAGAAGTTTGCTTTGTGGTGAGCCATCTGTATTTGTTCCTACAGGATCTTTGGACTCCAGATGAGCTGATTCCTGAAAATCTAAAGCAGAAATACAGGTAAGGTTGGATGAGTTGACTAGGACTGAAGAAGAAGTGTTGGAAGTAGGGGATGGGGGCAGACTGGCAGGGGTGATATAAGGAACAATAATACCGAGGGATTGGCAAAACAGGAACAGCAAGTGAAATGCTGACCACAGAGGAGAGTTAGACATAGCTCTGTGTGCTGACACCCCTGgtctgtgttttttcccttgctcCCGAGAGAGGATCAAGAGAAGCAAAAGCAGGAAACTCTGGATGtagaagagagggagaagaggggTGAGTAAAAACTTGAAGAAGGATTTGGATGCAGTCAGCTAAGCTAAATGCTGTCTTTGCTTCCATCCTCAGACATTTGAATGCTAGCATATATGCAGACTGACACGAATGGCTCAGCACATCTTctcactgtttcttttctctatcTGTGATGCATGTGTAATCTTGAAAAATCTCGCTGCATTACCTCTCTGGGATGGGAACTTAAAGAGCACTGTGGTTGGAGAAGCTGCCTGGATCTATGACAAGCCTGTGGACGTGCAGATCCCTGTTCAGTGCAGCTGGTGTGGACAGGCAGGAGCGTCTGCACGAAACCTGGTTCAACTCCGCCACCTCAtttcaaacaacatttttctgaaggGGACAAGGAGAAGGCAGGGGGGAATGGAAACTGGAAACAGACTATTCAGCTTGGGCAAGTCTTTCCCTGAAAAACACCATTTCAGATGTTTTGTGGCTGAATGCTAAAGGCTGCAATGCAGAGTCCTGTATTCCTGCTGCTCCTAATACTCTTGCAGGACTCTATCTTGTCATCTTTGCTTGAAGTAGCCCCAAGTGATTCTCTTGCTGTGTCATGTGAAAGCAGGTCATTCTGAGAGCCTGAGTGCATTGGCATTTCTTACCACccagaggggaggggaagggaggggggagaagacCAAAGATCAAAAGATTAAGTTGTTACCTAATACCCGTCGCTTCTCTTTGGGACTGGAGAAAATAGGAAGATGCATTGGAGGTACTTCTGGGATAAGATGCATGACAGAAAGGAGGGTTGATGGAGGTGTTTACCTGCTTCCTTTCTCCAGAGCCTCACCCCAGGAGGCTGGACCTGTTCTGCTGCTGCGATCCACAGTGCATTCAactgtccccagctccctgctgctctcccagcaAGCCCCAAGTTTCTGCTGGCTCCTGAAGCACTTGCTGTAggccagctcccccagctgaTGCCCTGGTTCCCCTGAAGCATGTGAGGGGTGCAGGTGGCCCAGATCAGCAAGGAATTAGCGCTTCTGGGGAACTGTCCTGTCTTCCCAGAGAATGTATAGTGTCTCTCTACTTCCTgggccaggctgggggatgGTGTCTGAGGGCTTCTTATCCTAAGCTTGCTCATCTTTGTCTGTACTTACTTCTCCTACAGGTCCTTTGCCTTTTGAGGGTATCACTGTCACCATGGATTCCCGACAGATGAATGGAACCCACAGGGTTGTGTTTGACAGAGTCCTGACAGAGTCTGAGTGTAAAGACCTTCTCCGGCTGACAAAGGTGAGGCCTGGGTATTGTAGGAGCTGCCCTATATGTCCTTTCCTCCTCAGCAGGCAAGACCATAACGTTGCTGTGAGGAGAAAAGGCAAC comes from Anser cygnoides isolate HZ-2024a breed goose chromosome 1, Taihu_goose_T2T_genome, whole genome shotgun sequence and encodes:
- the GPR162 gene encoding probable G-protein coupled receptor 162, with the protein product MGDSESESTLHNNSLWWLACGMLALLANSWIILSITAKQQKHKPLELLLCFLAGTHILMAAVPLTTYAVVQLRRESSDYDWNESICKVFVSTYYTLALATCFTVASLSYHRMWMVRWPVNYRLSNAKKQALHAVMGIWMVSFILSTLPSIGWHNNGERYYARGCQFIVSKIGLGFGVCFSLLLLGGIVMGLVCVGITFYQTLWAHRRHQQCRHQRAEEASSCSSAHNTFNVPAIVVEDVRGKRRSSLDGSESAKTSLQMTNLISAIVFLYDTLTGVPILVVSFFSLRYDTAPTWMVLAVLWCSMVQTLLLPSFIWSCERYRADLRTVWEQCVAIMSEEDGDDDGVCDDYGDGRICKVRFDANGAAAVKRDSRDIKLLPMHHMLLPQDKVHYLQVPISRRMSHDETNIFSTHRSTPSFLHKWSSSDDIRISTPRKPGVPSFLPPQLHDYQHRRRPPEDELTTLRQFLEGGLVPRVSSSSACFFRDEITTFIDETPQPTPACSPRHSRLPLASRRDRRLSLGSREEESADRPRRCSLASNEAWHLQDGEQAPRERTPEACEAQTFQDPKL
- the P3H3 gene encoding prolyl 3-hydroxylase 3; protein product: MAPLPSLCLLLLVLLLPPGAAAASPSPSRLVPYDLLYADGVRAYLARDWGRAAELLQRALHSYAGLRAARRACRAACRREAAFLGGPPAAGPWEAALLDRVLQRADCLQHCLGSRLGAAPSAHRASHAVRRDFERREPYNYLQVAFFQLKKLDQAVSAAHTFFVANPQHLQMREDIEKYRRMSGVKSDNFRDLEAAPHWEAYEAGVQHYNADEYLQAVDRLEESLREALSALEECRALCEGPLEEEEEEEEEEMQPGLYEAIAAHYIQVLKCRQQCVLEIATKPGRISATEDFIPSHLDLLQFAYDQVGNQALAAECAASYLLFYPTDEPVLEKMKQYQTELGEDTTVTARENIHHYVQRSLMEKKLIYYAVEHLGGTFNDPDLWTPDELIPENLKQKYREDQEKQKQETLDVEEREKRGPLPFEGITVTMDSRQMNGTHRVVFDRVLTESECKDLLRLTKAAGGTGDGYRARRSPHTPHERFEGLTVLKAMQLAQNGDVDWRDAKLLLQASEKSRKIIESYFTPGKKLHFSFTHLVCRTAVEEEQEGRMDLSHPVHADNCLLDPEGKECWKEPPAYVYRDYSGILYLNDDFQGGGLFFTEMDAVTVTAKVRPKCGRLVAFSSGKENPHGVWAVSRGRRCAIALWYTHSQEHAEQERVKAEELMERRAAEQNQPDGEEYQGADHSSRSSSESLTPDGRAGPVSRRHKPGSDRMQQPKQTRARDEF